In a single window of the Melioribacteraceae bacterium genome:
- a CDS encoding PAS domain S-box protein — translation MELEYQFFLIQKGIAFLFSIYVCILFLRKRNVNGAFAFFLLGLFNIFWIIGNAIEVLSQDFETKVFGLTLSYLAIPILPALWSIGVLRFITLGIKPSRRFVVLIMVVPIITVFLMATNIFHHLMYINFSLIEYGQFLLIKPQQGAWFWVHVFYSYSMIAVTSVYVLWVQRGSDNFLTKQKIYLVISSFAPALFSLMHVLNITSINYTSSSFVIAVIVLGIAIYKHGLLEIIPAARDRIIESMEDCVLVLDKMDRIIDQNPAAINLLKSGNAYGKKLRDAFPQIRALKRLTGDHNLINNEIEIKGKTFEIISSPITDKKGKEIGSVYTFRDITTRKKSEEAIKKSQLELIELNRIKDKFFSIISHDLKNPFQSLLGYAQMLKEEFDTYTVEEKKEIIEGILNISKKTQQLLDNLLNWARLQTNRIKIYEEEINLERLVDQIFDTLYVQASLKKVKLICDVSHHIKLKTDFDILSVVLRNLISNAIKFSYLSGTVRVLAVEKNDRVEISVIDAGVGMSPEIVEGLFDLKNLISERGTKGEKGTGLGLILCKEFIEKIEGTIWVSSIEGEGSIFTFSLPHKLSQ, via the coding sequence ATGGAGCTTGAGTATCAGTTTTTCCTAATACAAAAAGGAATAGCATTCCTTTTTTCGATATACGTTTGCATTCTTTTTTTAAGGAAGAGGAATGTCAATGGGGCATTTGCTTTTTTCCTTCTCGGGCTCTTTAATATTTTTTGGATTATTGGTAATGCTATTGAAGTATTATCACAGGATTTCGAAACAAAAGTATTTGGATTAACCCTCTCATATTTAGCAATTCCGATTTTGCCTGCGCTCTGGTCGATTGGTGTTCTACGATTTATCACTCTCGGAATTAAACCTTCCAGAAGATTTGTTGTGCTGATTATGGTTGTTCCTATCATAACAGTATTTCTGATGGCTACAAACATTTTTCATCATTTAATGTACATCAACTTTTCATTGATTGAATATGGGCAATTCTTACTAATAAAACCTCAGCAAGGAGCCTGGTTTTGGGTTCATGTATTTTATTCATATTCAATGATAGCAGTTACAAGTGTATATGTTTTATGGGTTCAGCGGGGCAGTGATAATTTTCTGACAAAACAAAAAATATATTTAGTGATTTCTTCTTTCGCTCCCGCTTTATTTTCATTAATGCATGTTTTAAATATCACTAGTATAAACTACACTTCATCATCTTTTGTTATTGCGGTAATTGTATTAGGAATTGCGATTTATAAACATGGTTTATTAGAAATCATTCCAGCGGCAAGAGATAGAATTATTGAATCGATGGAAGATTGCGTGCTTGTATTAGATAAAATGGACCGGATTATTGATCAAAATCCGGCGGCAATTAATTTATTAAAAAGCGGTAACGCCTATGGTAAAAAATTACGTGACGCATTCCCACAAATTAGAGCTCTTAAAAGATTAACCGGTGATCATAATTTGATTAATAATGAAATTGAAATTAAAGGTAAGACTTTCGAAATAATAAGTTCTCCTATCACCGATAAAAAGGGAAAAGAGATTGGTTCAGTTTATACTTTTAGGGATATAACTACCCGGAAGAAGAGTGAAGAAGCAATCAAAAAAAGTCAGCTTGAACTTATAGAGTTAAACAGAATTAAAGATAAATTTTTCTCGATTATTTCGCATGATCTTAAAAATCCATTTCAGTCGTTGCTCGGGTACGCCCAAATGTTGAAAGAGGAATTTGATACTTATACAGTAGAGGAAAAAAAAGAAATTATTGAGGGTATCCTTAATATCAGCAAAAAGACACAGCAATTATTGGATAATCTGTTAAATTGGGCACGACTCCAAACCAACCGAATAAAAATTTATGAAGAGGAGATCAATCTCGAAAGATTGGTCGATCAGATATTTGATACTCTTTACGTACAGGCTAGTTTGAAAAAAGTAAAATTAATTTGCGATGTATCGCACCATATTAAACTAAAAACAGATTTTGATATTTTATCGGTTGTTTTGAGAAACCTAATTTCAAATGCAATTAAATTCAGTTATTTGAGCGGGACAGTTAGAGTTTTGGCTGTGGAAAAAAATGATAGAGTCGAGATATCGGTTATTGATGCTGGTGTTGGAATGAGTCCTGAAATTGTGGAAGGTTTGTTCGACCTTAAAAATCTTATCTCCGAAAGAGGGACAAAAGGTGAAAAAGGTACAGGATTAGGATTAATATTATGCAAAGAATTTATTGAAAAAATTGAAGGTACAATTTGGGTTTCTAGTATAGAAGGTGAAGGCTCAATCTTCACATTTTCTCTCCCCCATAAATTATCGCAATAA
- a CDS encoding phytoene/squalene synthase family protein — protein MQLYHKVSFELSKKLTKSYSTSFSLGIRAFSEEFRNPIYAIYGYVRAADEIVDSFHGYDKSALMKEFKEETYRAIERGISTNPIIHSFQVVVNKYNIDKNLIEAFLTSMEMDLDKSSYQRSTYDHYIYGSAEVVGLMCLKVFVNGNDEKYNELLHPAKMLGSAFQKVNFLRDIKSDIDERGRIYLPDVHSNEGIDNSNKKRLEEEVEKEFSEALEGIQKLPHGVKLGVYSAYLYYYVLFKKIKSLDVKELLTKRVRISNATKLILLLKSVFEVRVLKST, from the coding sequence ATACAGCTATATCATAAGGTATCCTTTGAGTTGAGCAAAAAGCTCACGAAGTCATACAGCACATCATTCAGTTTAGGAATACGCGCTTTCTCTGAAGAATTCCGTAATCCGATATATGCCATTTATGGTTATGTAAGAGCCGCTGATGAAATTGTTGATTCTTTTCATGGTTATGATAAATCGGCTTTAATGAAGGAGTTTAAAGAAGAAACTTATAGAGCAATTGAGAGAGGAATTTCCACCAACCCAATTATTCATTCTTTCCAGGTAGTAGTAAATAAATATAATATTGATAAAAACTTAATTGAAGCTTTTTTAACAAGTATGGAAATGGATTTAGATAAATCATCCTACCAGAGAAGTACTTATGATCATTATATTTATGGATCGGCAGAGGTGGTTGGACTAATGTGCTTAAAAGTTTTTGTAAATGGTAATGATGAAAAATATAATGAATTATTGCACCCTGCAAAAATGCTCGGCTCAGCTTTTCAAAAAGTTAATTTTTTGCGCGATATAAAAAGTGATATTGATGAAAGAGGAAGAATTTATCTCCCCGATGTGCACTCAAATGAAGGAATTGATAATTCAAATAAAAAAAGGTTAGAAGAGGAAGTAGAGAAAGAATTTTCGGAAGCACTTGAGGGAATACAAAAACTTCCTCATGGTGTAAAGTTGGGGGTTTACTCGGCATATCTTTATTACTATGTATTATTTAAAAAAATAAAAAGTCTGGATGTGAAAGAATTGCTGACTAAAAGAGTAAGGATTTCAAATGCTACCAAACTAATCCTTCTGCTTAAATCTGTTTTTGAAGTAAGAGTATTAAAAAGTACATGA
- a CDS encoding lycopene cyclase domain-containing protein: MSEYLIINIATVIVPLIMSFEEKLRFYRFYLPLVISIILVGLLFIIWDHQATVRGDWSFNEKYILGILLFELPLEEVLFFVTVPYSIIFLYETMHVYLPDKRIKIPKTILYIIVVLFLGSSLMFVNQYYTFTVLIFAGTSLFLLILENQLINSRNFLFFIVFTYLPFFVVNYFLTSMPIVSYSPNAIWGARIITIPVEDFFYSFSLLSLYLLTYLKAKQILIK; this comes from the coding sequence ATGAGTGAATATCTTATAATTAATATTGCTACAGTAATAGTTCCTTTAATTATGAGTTTTGAGGAAAAACTAAGATTCTACAGATTTTATCTCCCTTTGGTCATTTCAATAATTCTTGTAGGTTTACTGTTTATTATTTGGGACCACCAAGCCACGGTGAGAGGTGATTGGAGTTTTAACGAAAAGTATATTCTCGGAATTCTACTGTTCGAACTACCACTAGAAGAAGTTTTATTTTTTGTAACTGTTCCATACTCAATCATTTTTCTTTATGAAACCATGCATGTTTATCTCCCGGATAAAAGAATTAAGATTCCCAAAACAATTCTCTATATCATTGTTGTATTATTTTTGGGTTCCAGCTTAATGTTTGTTAATCAATATTACACATTCACAGTTTTAATTTTTGCTGGTACAAGTTTGTTTTTACTAATTCTGGAAAATCAGTTGATCAACTCACGCAACTTTCTGTTTTTCATAGTATTCACTTATCTCCCTTTTTTTGTTGTGAACTACTTTTTAACTTCAATGCCAATAGTTTCATATTCACCCAATGCTATTTGGGGAGCTAGAATTATTACAATTCCAGTAGAAGATTTTTTCTATTCATTTTCTCTTTTATCCCTTTATCTATTAACTTACCTTAAAGCAAAACAAATCTTAATTAAATGA
- the crtI gene encoding phytoene desaturase — MSKMKTALIIGSGLGGLSTALRLSSKGYQVTILEKHSTPGGRMNKLEMEGFRFDLGPSFMSMTYEFEELYKSIGISNPVEFEELDPLYQVFFEGKDKPRRIFKDLKKLEDEFVDVEPDLAIKAEKYLKRAGEFWHDTENIVVKSNFDNKLEYLLKLSRVPWKHIPYLYRTMWDEVEKNFSSEEVRIIFSLVAFFLGATPFQTPAIYSLLNYTEMKHNGYWRIKGGMYKMVEEFVKILENRNVKFYYNTEVKSIGSNNGKLYEVIDQNGKRWSADIFISNADAASFRGEILKRDSFSEKKLDKMHWTLAPFTIYLGVKGKIENLEHHNYFLGSNFRGYADTIFTSSISPQKPYYYVNVLSKSDPTCAPEGCENVFILCPVPDLRFKKNWDDKEELAKNIIDDLSRRTGFDIEKNIITKKILSPEEWASTLNLYKGSGLGLAHDMDQVGAFRPKNKDEHYSNLYYVGASTTPGTGLPMVVISSRLVMERIENDTAIS; from the coding sequence ATGAGTAAAATGAAAACAGCATTAATTATTGGATCGGGATTAGGTGGACTTTCTACCGCGCTTCGACTTTCGAGCAAAGGTTACCAGGTAACTATTCTCGAGAAGCATTCCACTCCAGGGGGTAGGATGAATAAACTGGAGATGGAGGGTTTCCGTTTTGATTTGGGTCCCTCATTTATGAGTATGACTTATGAATTTGAGGAATTATACAAATCGATTGGAATTTCAAATCCGGTTGAGTTTGAGGAATTAGATCCTCTTTACCAGGTATTTTTTGAAGGCAAAGATAAACCACGCAGAATATTTAAAGATCTTAAAAAACTTGAAGATGAGTTTGTCGATGTGGAGCCCGATCTTGCTATCAAAGCTGAAAAGTATTTAAAGCGCGCGGGTGAATTTTGGCATGATACAGAAAACATTGTTGTTAAATCCAATTTCGATAACAAACTTGAATATTTATTAAAGCTCTCGCGTGTACCTTGGAAACATATTCCTTATTTGTACAGAACGATGTGGGATGAGGTAGAAAAAAACTTTTCCTCCGAAGAAGTTAGAATAATTTTTTCTTTAGTCGCTTTCTTTTTAGGCGCTACACCTTTCCAAACACCCGCAATATATTCCCTTCTTAATTACACTGAAATGAAGCATAACGGGTATTGGCGCATCAAAGGCGGAATGTACAAAATGGTGGAGGAGTTTGTTAAAATATTGGAAAACCGGAATGTAAAATTTTATTACAATACTGAAGTAAAATCGATCGGCTCAAATAATGGTAAACTTTATGAAGTAATTGACCAGAATGGCAAAAGATGGAGCGCCGATATTTTTATCTCGAATGCGGACGCGGCTTCTTTCCGGGGTGAGATATTAAAGAGAGATTCTTTTTCCGAAAAGAAACTTGATAAAATGCACTGGACGCTAGCTCCATTTACAATTTACCTTGGCGTTAAAGGAAAAATTGAAAATCTTGAACATCATAATTATTTTTTAGGAAGTAACTTCCGCGGTTATGCCGATACAATTTTTACATCTTCAATATCTCCCCAAAAACCATATTACTATGTAAATGTTCTTTCAAAGTCGGATCCTACTTGTGCTCCCGAAGGTTGTGAAAATGTATTTATTTTATGTCCGGTACCCGATCTGAGATTTAAGAAAAATTGGGATGATAAAGAGGAGTTAGCAAAAAACATTATTGACGATTTAAGCAGACGAACAGGTTTTGATATAGAAAAAAATATTATCACAAAAAAAATATTATCTCCGGAAGAGTGGGCAAGTACATTAAACTTGTATAAAGGTTCTGGCTTGGGTTTGGCTCATGATATGGATCAGGTGGGTGCATTCAGGCCAAAAAATAAAGATGAACATTACAGTAATTTATATTATGTAGGGGCTTCAACAACTCCCGGTACAGGTTTGCCAATGGTGGTGATAAGTTCAAGATTAGTAATGGAGAGAATTGAAAATGATACAGCTATATCATAA